One window of Corynebacterium doosanense CAU 212 = DSM 45436 genomic DNA carries:
- a CDS encoding DNA polymerase IV encodes MRRWVLHIDMDAFFASVEQLTRPTLRGRPVLVAGVSGRGVVAGASYEARKFGARSAMPTHRAARLVGNRVVLVSPRHAVYSAASRRVFQVLRQHVDLVEQLSVDEAFMEPAELAGAEPEQVRAWAEWLRGVIREETGLAASIGAGSGKQYAKIGSDEAKPDGVFIFDPDHALEILHPMAVNKLWGVGPVTAAKLANIGIDTIGDLAALSRKEVEISLGSTVGLGLWGLARGIDDRPVAPRGEAKQTSAEHTYPQDLTSKSEVDAAVIRSAQDAHRRLRRDGRAARTITVKLRMSDFHIESRSATLPYATDDLDTLTAVAFRVTRYPDEVGPIRLVGVSFSGLEETVQDVLFPELDQHRPEVITDFEAGVTDGVREDPEVVEDVWEGWRATQDVRHPEFGHGWVQGAGHGIVSVRFETRATGPGFTRTFAEGDPDLQPADPVDSLAWDDWVDTEEDDE; translated from the coding sequence ATGAGGCGCTGGGTACTGCACATCGACATGGACGCGTTCTTCGCGTCCGTCGAGCAGCTCACCCGCCCCACGCTGCGCGGCCGGCCGGTGCTCGTCGCCGGAGTCTCGGGCCGCGGGGTCGTGGCGGGCGCGTCCTACGAGGCCCGTAAGTTCGGGGCCCGCTCGGCCATGCCCACCCACCGCGCCGCCCGGCTGGTGGGCAACCGCGTCGTGCTTGTCTCCCCGCGCCACGCCGTCTACTCGGCCGCGTCGAGGCGGGTGTTCCAGGTGTTGCGCCAGCACGTCGACCTGGTGGAGCAGCTCTCGGTGGACGAGGCGTTCATGGAACCGGCGGAGCTGGCCGGCGCGGAGCCGGAGCAGGTGCGTGCCTGGGCGGAGTGGCTGCGCGGAGTCATCAGGGAGGAGACGGGGCTGGCGGCGTCGATAGGCGCGGGCTCCGGTAAGCAGTACGCGAAGATCGGCTCCGACGAGGCCAAACCCGACGGGGTGTTCATCTTTGATCCCGACCACGCGCTGGAAATCCTGCACCCCATGGCGGTGAACAAACTCTGGGGAGTGGGCCCGGTGACGGCCGCGAAGTTGGCGAACATCGGCATCGACACCATCGGCGATCTCGCGGCGTTGAGCCGGAAGGAGGTGGAGATCTCCCTCGGCTCCACGGTGGGGCTGGGGCTATGGGGCCTGGCACGCGGCATCGACGACCGGCCCGTCGCCCCGCGGGGGGAGGCGAAGCAGACCTCGGCGGAGCACACGTATCCGCAGGACCTGACGTCGAAAAGCGAGGTCGACGCGGCAGTGATCCGCAGCGCGCAGGACGCGCACCGCAGGTTGCGTCGCGACGGTCGTGCGGCCCGCACCATCACCGTCAAGCTGCGCATGTCGGACTTCCACATTGAGTCGCGCTCGGCCACGTTGCCCTACGCCACCGACGACCTGGACACCCTCACCGCGGTGGCGTTCCGCGTGACGCGCTATCCGGACGAGGTCGGGCCGATCCGGCTGGTCGGGGTGAGTTTCTCCGGGTTGGAGGAGACCGTGCAGGACGTGCTCTTTCCCGAGCTCGACCAGCACCGGCCTGAGGTGATCACCGACTTCGAGGCGGGAGTCACCGACGGTGTGCGGGAAGATCCCGAGGTGGTCGAGGACGTGTGGGAGGGCTGGCGCGCCACGCAGGACGTGCGCCACCCCGAGTTCGGGCACGGCTGGGTCCAGGGCGCGGGCCACGGGATCGTCTCCGTGCGTTTCGAGACCCGCGCCACCGGCCCCGGCTTCACCAGAACCTTCGCCGAGGGCGACCCGGACCTGCAACCCGCCGACCCCGTGGACTCCCTGGCGTGGGACGACTGGGTTGACACCGAGGAGGACGATGAATGA
- a CDS encoding EamA family transporter: protein MTRLAAPAVMVGSGVSLYLGAAIAVGLFDVFSPVVVAWFRIAGAAVILLALHRPKVSLFVGEAGVRAATYGIITLAMNMTFYEAIARLPMGTAVAIEFLGPVAVAAVGSRSVRDVVSLILAVLGVVIISGAVWSDSALGLLLALAAGALWAAYIVVGSRIAGEASWTSMTVGFTWAAVLASPVALLLWPASTGMAPAPLLGLVLGLGLLSAAIPYSLDQVVLRMAGSAYFAVLQAILPIVAAVIGALTLGQFLSLAEILGITLVVAAVALRNP from the coding sequence ATGACAAGGTTGGCTGCGCCCGCGGTGATGGTGGGCTCCGGGGTGTCGCTGTACTTGGGCGCCGCCATCGCGGTCGGGCTTTTCGACGTCTTTTCCCCCGTAGTCGTGGCGTGGTTCCGCATCGCGGGTGCCGCGGTCATCCTGCTGGCGCTGCATCGGCCGAAGGTGTCGCTGTTCGTGGGCGAGGCGGGTGTGCGCGCGGCGACCTACGGCATCATCACCCTGGCCATGAACATGACGTTCTACGAGGCCATCGCGCGGCTGCCCATGGGCACGGCCGTGGCCATCGAGTTCCTCGGACCCGTCGCCGTCGCCGCCGTGGGTTCGCGCAGCGTGCGCGACGTGGTGTCGCTGATCCTCGCGGTCCTCGGCGTAGTGATCATCAGCGGGGCCGTGTGGTCGGATTCCGCCCTCGGCCTGCTGCTGGCGCTGGCCGCCGGCGCGTTGTGGGCCGCCTACATCGTCGTGGGTTCGCGCATCGCGGGGGAGGCGAGCTGGACGTCGATGACGGTGGGCTTCACCTGGGCGGCGGTGCTCGCCTCGCCGGTGGCGCTGCTGCTGTGGCCGGCGTCGACGGGGATGGCCCCGGCGCCGCTGCTGGGCCTGGTCCTGGGGCTCGGGCTGCTGTCCGCGGCCATCCCGTACTCGCTCGATCAGGTGGTGCTGCGCATGGCCGGCTCGGCGTACTTCGCCGTCCTGCAGGCGATCCTGCCGATCGTCGCCGCGGTCATCGGCGCCCTGACTCTGGGGCAGTTCCTCTCCCTGGCGGAGATCCTGGGCATCACGCTGGTGGTTGCGGCCGTCGCACTGCGCAACCCGTAG
- a CDS encoding VanZ family protein — protein sequence MTGAYALVILALTTGKSFFRIGYLWDPANQHVRELRLVPFEAWARSETWFGPLFDAVGNVAFFVPLGWLLATLLRSSQAIGAAAVFSVAIEVTQYAFALGRTDVTDVMLNVLGAVIGVGIARLLPHRLLLWVSLLAVVAFAVLLVAGPYLGDPDKVVPVG from the coding sequence TTGACCGGCGCGTATGCGCTGGTCATCCTCGCCCTGACCACGGGTAAGTCCTTCTTCCGGATCGGCTACCTGTGGGACCCGGCCAACCAGCACGTCCGCGAGCTGCGCCTCGTTCCGTTTGAGGCGTGGGCCCGGTCGGAGACGTGGTTCGGCCCGCTTTTCGACGCCGTGGGCAACGTGGCCTTCTTTGTTCCGCTGGGATGGCTGCTGGCGACGCTGCTGCGCTCCAGTCAGGCGATCGGGGCGGCGGCCGTGTTCAGCGTGGCCATCGAGGTCACCCAGTACGCCTTCGCCCTCGGGCGCACGGACGTGACCGACGTGATGCTCAACGTCCTCGGCGCGGTGATCGGCGTAGGAATCGCGCGGTTACTGCCGCACCGGCTGCTGCTGTGGGTGTCGCTCCTCGCGGTGGTGGCCTTCGCGGTTTTGCTCGTCGCCGGGCCGTATCTGGGCGACCCTGACAAGGTGGTACCCGTCGGATAA
- the ileS gene encoding isoleucine--tRNA ligase has protein sequence MSTEDKVGGVYPKVDMSGGSSRFPDMEENVLKYWAENDTFKASLDNRSEAEEFVFYDGPPFANGLPHYGHLLTGYVKDIIPRYKTMRGFHVPRVFGWDTHGLPAELEAEKQLGITDKGQIEEMGLAKFNEYCASSVLRYTEEWKDYVTRQARWVDFDGGYKTMDLSYMESVIWAFKQLYDKGLIYQGFRVLPYSWAEHTPLSNQETRLDDSYKMRQDPTLTVTLPLTGARPGSTAEQTLADNPVLRDTAALAWTTTPWTLPSNLALAVHPEVDYVVVKATDGKQYLLAEPLVGAYAQELGEDREVVVALKGAQLEGLTYEPVFDFFADHENAFQILLADYVTTEDGTGVVHQAPAFGEDDMNTTNKYDISLVIPVDMDGKFTSLVKPYEGQLVFDANKDIIRDLKAAGRVLRHQTIEHSYPHSWRSGEPLIYMALPSWFVDVVAIRERMVELNHEGIEWLPEHVRDGQFGRWLEGARDWNISRTRYWGSPIPVWVSDDENYPRVDVYGSLDELERDFGTRPDSLHRPYIDDLTRPNPDDPTGKSTMRRVTDVLDVWFDSGSMPFAQFHYPFENKEWFEDHHPADFIVEYIGQTRGWFYLLHVLSVGLFDRPAFSKVVAHGIVLGDDGQKMSKSKGNYPNVNEVFDRDGSDAMRWFLMSSPILRGGNLIVTEQGIRDGVRQAILPIWNAYTFLQLYSSREAEFDTSSTNVLDRYILAKLHDLVAGVEKHLDNTDIAAATEELRLFADVLTNWYVRRSRDRFWGGEDENPEAFNTLYTVLEVLTRTVAPLLPMVTEVIWRGLTGGRSVHLTDFPDPASIPADAALVETMDAIRGVCSAASSVRKSNKLRNRLPLPKLTVAMPDSGRLAEFSDIIRDEVNVKEVELTDDVDSAGTFEVVVNGKAAGPRLGRDVQRVIKAVKSGNYERHGETVVADGIELQPEEFTERLVAADPDSTARIDGLDGLVVLDRDVTEELEAEGWAADVIRGIQDARKNSGFEVSDRISALLSVPAEKKEWAQRHSDHIAAETLATDFTVTTDEVDDGHDVVKGVKVRVAKNG, from the coding sequence ATGAGCACGGAAGACAAGGTCGGCGGGGTATATCCGAAGGTCGACATGTCGGGCGGATCGAGCAGATTCCCTGACATGGAGGAGAACGTCCTCAAGTACTGGGCCGAGAACGACACGTTCAAGGCGTCGCTCGACAACCGTAGTGAGGCCGAGGAGTTCGTCTTCTACGATGGCCCTCCGTTCGCCAACGGTCTGCCTCACTACGGGCACCTCCTGACTGGCTATGTCAAGGACATCATCCCCCGCTACAAGACGATGCGCGGCTTCCACGTTCCGCGTGTGTTCGGCTGGGACACCCACGGCCTGCCGGCGGAGCTGGAGGCGGAGAAGCAGCTGGGCATCACGGACAAGGGTCAGATCGAGGAGATGGGTCTGGCGAAGTTCAACGAGTACTGCGCGAGCTCGGTGCTGCGGTACACGGAGGAGTGGAAGGACTACGTCACCCGCCAGGCGCGCTGGGTCGATTTCGACGGCGGCTACAAGACGATGGACCTCTCCTACATGGAGTCGGTCATCTGGGCGTTCAAGCAGCTCTACGACAAGGGCCTGATCTACCAGGGGTTCCGTGTCCTGCCGTACTCCTGGGCGGAGCACACGCCGCTGTCGAATCAGGAGACGCGTCTCGACGACTCCTACAAGATGCGTCAGGACCCGACACTCACCGTGACCCTACCCCTGACTGGGGCGCGGCCGGGTTCGACCGCCGAGCAGACCCTCGCCGACAACCCGGTTCTTCGCGACACCGCGGCCCTCGCGTGGACCACCACCCCGTGGACGCTGCCGTCGAACCTGGCGCTGGCGGTGCACCCGGAGGTCGACTACGTCGTGGTGAAGGCGACGGACGGGAAGCAGTATCTCCTGGCGGAGCCGCTGGTCGGCGCCTACGCGCAGGAGCTGGGGGAGGACCGCGAGGTCGTCGTCGCGCTGAAGGGCGCGCAGCTCGAGGGCCTGACCTATGAGCCGGTGTTCGACTTCTTCGCCGACCACGAGAACGCGTTCCAGATCCTGCTGGCGGACTACGTCACCACCGAGGACGGCACGGGTGTGGTGCACCAGGCGCCGGCGTTCGGTGAGGACGACATGAACACGACGAACAAGTACGACATTTCGCTGGTGATCCCGGTGGACATGGACGGCAAGTTCACGTCCCTTGTCAAGCCGTACGAGGGTCAGCTGGTGTTCGACGCGAACAAGGACATCATCAGGGATCTCAAGGCGGCGGGCCGGGTACTGCGGCACCAGACCATCGAGCACTCCTACCCGCACTCGTGGCGTTCGGGTGAGCCGCTCATCTACATGGCGCTGCCCAGCTGGTTCGTCGACGTGGTGGCCATCCGTGAGCGCATGGTGGAGCTCAACCACGAGGGCATCGAGTGGCTGCCGGAGCATGTACGGGACGGGCAGTTCGGCCGCTGGCTGGAGGGGGCGCGTGACTGGAACATTTCGCGCACGCGTTACTGGGGTTCGCCGATCCCGGTGTGGGTCTCGGACGACGAGAACTACCCGCGTGTCGACGTCTACGGATCCCTAGACGAGCTGGAGCGTGACTTCGGCACCCGTCCGGATTCCCTGCACCGCCCGTACATCGACGATCTGACTCGTCCGAACCCGGATGATCCCACGGGCAAATCGACCATGCGGCGTGTCACCGACGTCCTTGACGTGTGGTTCGACTCGGGCTCCATGCCGTTCGCGCAGTTCCACTACCCCTTCGAGAACAAGGAGTGGTTCGAGGACCATCACCCGGCGGACTTCATCGTCGAGTACATCGGGCAGACCCGTGGCTGGTTCTACCTGCTGCACGTGCTCAGCGTGGGCCTGTTCGACCGCCCGGCGTTCTCCAAGGTGGTGGCGCACGGCATCGTGCTGGGTGACGACGGGCAGAAGATGTCCAAGTCGAAGGGCAACTACCCCAACGTCAACGAGGTCTTCGACCGCGACGGCTCCGACGCGATGCGCTGGTTCCTCATGTCCTCGCCGATCCTGCGCGGTGGCAACCTCATCGTCACGGAGCAGGGCATCCGCGACGGCGTGCGCCAGGCGATCCTGCCGATCTGGAACGCGTACACCTTCCTGCAGCTCTACAGCTCCCGGGAGGCGGAGTTCGACACGTCCTCGACGAACGTGCTGGACCGCTACATCCTGGCCAAGCTGCACGACCTGGTGGCGGGCGTCGAGAAGCATCTGGACAACACCGACATCGCCGCAGCCACGGAGGAACTGCGCCTGTTCGCGGACGTGCTCACCAACTGGTACGTGCGTCGCTCGCGTGATCGGTTCTGGGGCGGCGAGGACGAGAACCCGGAGGCGTTCAATACGCTCTACACCGTGCTCGAGGTGCTCACCCGCACCGTCGCGCCGCTGCTGCCCATGGTCACCGAGGTCATCTGGCGAGGCCTGACAGGGGGGCGCTCTGTGCACCTCACCGACTTCCCGGACCCGGCCTCCATCCCGGCGGACGCGGCGCTCGTGGAGACGATGGACGCCATCCGCGGCGTCTGCTCCGCGGCCAGCTCCGTGCGCAAGTCGAACAAGCTGCGCAACCGCCTGCCGCTGCCGAAGCTCACGGTCGCCATGCCTGACTCCGGGCGCTTGGCGGAGTTCTCCGACATCATCCGCGACGAGGTCAATGTCAAGGAGGTCGAGCTCACCGACGACGTCGACTCGGCGGGCACCTTCGAGGTCGTCGTCAACGGCAAGGCCGCCGGCCCGCGCCTGGGCCGCGACGTCCAGCGCGTGATCAAGGCCGTCAAGTCAGGCAACTATGAGCGCCACGGCGAGACGGTCGTCGCCGACGGCATCGAGCTCCAACCCGAGGAGTTCACCGAGCGCCTCGTGGCCGCGGACCCGGATTCGACGGCGCGTATCGACGGCCTTGACGGCCTCGTCGTCCTTGACAGGGACGTCACGGAGGAGCTCGAGGCCGAGGGCTGGGCCGCCGACGTCATCCGTGGCATCCAGGACGCCCGCAAGAACTCCGGCTTCGAGGTCTCGGACCGCATCAGCGCGCTGCTGAGCGTGCCGGCGGAGAAGAAGGAGTGGGCACAGCGTCACTCCGACCACATCGCCGCCGAGACCCTGGCGACGGACTTCACTGTCACCACCGACGAGGTCGATGACGGCCACGACGTGGTCAAGGGAGTCAAGGTCCGTGTGGCCAAGAACGGCTAG
- a CDS encoding HNH endonuclease signature motif containing protein, producing MGIDEMLAAVAVRGVELVRHCRHVADTSARARVEIAERFSLPGATAGRWLNLAAELLGPLDDESESSLRARTVSRAEDLGLSIDVLLAINTALRYRHVDAPLSKEALRAELVEKSAGLSVDHVKAMASARVREVNDGLAPKTDRVRRYFRASRTTDALGMRHAHLYLPEDDLAALERDLHERAVEMRKSDESLTHQQAMADALIHRAGASGSSPWLQPAVLITMDDLENRGDGMFATTDGTLITAAEYAAQKLAPYGLCLLYDADAQPVDLFRTSRFANDKQRAMINIDQLLCADPHCTHTAATSQVHHSTPWARGGNTNLSNLLGACATHNAQNDDHPGTARNGKLQHCPDTGRAGWKPPDGGPMQFNPHPITKRSGRNWALSVTRR from the coding sequence ATGGGAATCGACGAGATGCTGGCCGCCGTGGCCGTGCGGGGTGTGGAGCTGGTGCGCCACTGCCGCCACGTCGCCGACACCAGCGCGCGGGCACGCGTCGAGATCGCCGAACGTTTCTCCCTCCCCGGCGCCACCGCCGGCCGCTGGCTCAACCTCGCCGCCGAACTCCTCGGCCCGCTCGACGACGAATCCGAAAGCTCCCTCCGCGCGCGCACCGTCTCCCGCGCCGAGGACCTGGGGTTGAGCATCGACGTACTGCTGGCCATCAACACGGCTCTGCGGTACCGCCACGTCGACGCGCCATTGTCGAAGGAGGCACTGCGGGCGGAGCTTGTCGAGAAGTCGGCCGGCCTTAGCGTCGACCATGTCAAGGCCATGGCCAGCGCGCGGGTCCGGGAAGTCAATGACGGGCTCGCGCCCAAGACCGACCGGGTGCGCCGCTACTTCCGCGCCTCCCGGACCACCGACGCCCTGGGCATGCGCCACGCCCACCTCTACCTCCCCGAGGACGACCTGGCTGCGCTGGAGCGGGATCTGCATGAACGCGCCGTCGAGATGCGGAAATCAGACGAGTCCCTCACCCATCAGCAGGCCATGGCCGACGCACTCATCCACCGCGCCGGGGCGTCCGGCTCCTCCCCGTGGCTGCAACCGGCGGTGCTCATCACCATGGACGACCTGGAGAACCGCGGAGACGGCATGTTCGCCACCACCGACGGCACCCTCATCACCGCCGCCGAATACGCCGCGCAGAAACTCGCCCCATATGGACTCTGCCTCCTCTACGACGCCGATGCCCAACCCGTCGACCTCTTCCGCACCTCACGATTCGCCAACGACAAACAACGCGCCATGATCAACATTGACCAACTCCTGTGCGCCGACCCCCACTGCACCCACACCGCCGCGACCTCCCAGGTCCACCACTCCACCCCCTGGGCACGCGGCGGCAACACCAACCTGTCCAACCTCCTCGGCGCCTGCGCCACCCACAACGCCCAGAACGATGACCATCCCGGCACCGCACGGAACGGAAAACTCCAACACTGCCCCGACACCGGCCGCGCCGGCTGGAAACCACCCGACGGCGGGCCGATGCAGTTCAACCCCCACCCCATCACCAAGCGGTCGGGCCGGAACTGGGCCCTGTCAGTCACCCGGAGATAG
- a CDS encoding DivIVA domain-containing protein, whose translation MPLTPADVHNVAFSKPPIGKRGYNEDEVDQFLDLVEDTLTQLQDENDQLRSTSGAATAGAGLGVGTGAAVSHESRVDEASLRKEIEDKLRREYEAKLSDARKATDKAEADARAAREEANRARTDASSAKAKFDSDLKAAREQSNTAGQTTKATAPAAAANVAPAAATSGLATPETHMQAARVLGLAQEMADRLTSEAQAESRSMLDEARSSAEKQIADADSKSRAQLDQAAKDAEKTTFEAQSRANKLVSDAESKAAQTTSDANSRAEAQIKQAEEKAAALQADAERKHTEVMNTVRKQQTALEDRIAELRTFEREYRTRLKTLLQSQLEELESRGSSAPNGDVASDNK comes from the coding sequence ATGCCGTTGACACCAGCTGACGTGCACAACGTTGCTTTTAGCAAGCCGCCGATCGGCAAGCGGGGCTACAACGAGGACGAGGTCGACCAGTTCCTCGATCTCGTTGAAGACACGCTCACCCAGCTCCAGGACGAGAACGACCAGCTTCGTTCCACCTCCGGTGCAGCCACCGCCGGCGCCGGCCTTGGAGTCGGCACCGGGGCAGCAGTCTCCCACGAGTCCCGTGTGGACGAGGCGTCCCTCCGCAAGGAGATCGAGGACAAGCTCCGCCGCGAGTACGAGGCAAAGCTTTCCGACGCCCGCAAGGCCACCGACAAGGCCGAGGCCGACGCCCGCGCCGCCCGCGAAGAGGCCAACCGCGCCCGCACTGACGCCTCCAGCGCGAAGGCCAAGTTCGACTCGGACCTGAAGGCAGCCCGCGAGCAGTCCAACACCGCCGGGCAGACCACCAAGGCCACCGCCCCCGCGGCAGCCGCCAACGTCGCACCGGCAGCAGCCACTTCCGGGCTCGCCACCCCCGAGACCCACATGCAGGCAGCCCGCGTGCTCGGCCTCGCCCAGGAGATGGCCGACCGTCTCACCTCCGAGGCACAGGCGGAGTCCCGCTCCATGCTCGACGAGGCCCGCTCGTCCGCTGAGAAGCAGATCGCGGATGCTGACTCCAAGTCGAGGGCGCAGCTCGACCAGGCTGCCAAGGACGCGGAGAAGACCACGTTCGAGGCGCAGTCCCGCGCCAACAAGCTCGTCTCTGACGCAGAGTCGAAGGCTGCCCAGACCACGTCTGACGCCAACTCCCGCGCGGAGGCGCAGATCAAGCAGGCCGAGGAGAAGGCTGCGGCGCTGCAGGCTGACGCTGAGCGCAAGCACACCGAGGTCATGAACACGGTGCGCAAGCAGCAGACCGCTCTCGAGGACCGCATTGCTGAGCTGCGTACCTTCGAGCGTGAGTACCGCACGCGTCTGAAGACCCTGCTGCAGTCCCAGCTGGAGGAGCTCGAGTCCCGCGGCTCGTCTGCTCCGAACGGTGACGTTGCGTCTGACAACAAGTAG
- a CDS encoding YggT family protein, with product MSLIGTILLLILRIYSLMLIARLITEMIQSFSKQFRPPRWYAVVMEPIFVATDPPVKALRRMIPPLQTGGVGIDVSVIVLFIILAVLQVLVQMVFMR from the coding sequence ATGAGCCTCATCGGCACGATCCTCCTGCTAATCCTGCGCATCTACAGTCTGATGCTCATCGCCCGTCTGATCACCGAAATGATCCAGAGCTTCTCCAAACAATTCCGGCCGCCTCGCTGGTACGCCGTGGTGATGGAGCCGATCTTCGTGGCCACTGACCCCCCAGTCAAGGCGCTCCGCCGGATGATCCCTCCCCTCCAGACCGGAGGAGTGGGCATCGACGTCAGCGTCATCGTCCTGTTCATCATCCTCGCGGTCCTGCAGGTGCTCGTCCAGATGGTGTTTATGCGATAA
- a CDS encoding cell division protein SepF produces the protein MSLIKEAKEFFGLTPPAEELDDAYYADNGSAAYAPRYSADVRERDTYEPRGSYRASTATLTTREYEAEIVAVEPRSYSEATRIGEPFRDGDAVTFELTDTDSAVAKRIIDFAAGLCFASRGKMHNLVRGLDTDRRVFAVVPENADFTVEELQLAAGLIR, from the coding sequence ATGTCACTGATCAAGGAAGCCAAGGAGTTCTTCGGGCTAACGCCGCCCGCAGAAGAGCTCGACGACGCCTACTACGCCGACAACGGCTCGGCCGCCTACGCGCCCCGCTACTCCGCCGACGTGCGCGAGCGCGACACCTACGAGCCCCGGGGCAGCTACCGGGCCTCCACCGCCACGCTGACCACGCGCGAATACGAAGCTGAGATCGTGGCCGTCGAGCCCCGCTCCTACTCGGAAGCCACCCGCATCGGCGAGCCCTTCCGCGACGGAGACGCCGTCACCTTCGAACTGACCGACACCGACTCGGCCGTCGCCAAGCGAATCATCGACTTCGCCGCGGGGCTCTGCTTCGCCTCCCGCGGCAAGATGCACAACCTCGTACGCGGCCTCGACACCGACCGTCGCGTGTTCGCCGTCGTGCCCGAAAACGCCGACTTCACCGTGGAAGAGCTCCAGCTGGCCGCCGGACTGATCCGCTAG
- a CDS encoding YggS family pyridoxal phosphate-dependent enzyme, which yields MTRIDDLRTNLSQVRERIAAVEAAAGREAGSVQLLPVTKFHPAADIALLAELGITDVGENREQEARAKSGELPGLNFHMIGQIQTKKANSVARWASACHSVGTVKLVEALDRGVRNALDSGSRTKALECFIQWSVDGDLSRGGAVESDLPELADAVRATDGLTLAGLMVVPPIGADPGEVFRNAKALVDGLGEGLRLSAGMSGDMEAAISSGSDIVRVGTDILGPRPVA from the coding sequence ATGACGCGTATCGACGACCTCCGGACCAACCTCTCCCAAGTCAGGGAGCGCATCGCCGCCGTCGAAGCCGCCGCGGGGCGCGAAGCAGGCAGCGTGCAGCTGCTGCCCGTCACCAAATTCCACCCCGCCGCCGACATCGCCCTGCTCGCCGAACTCGGCATCACCGACGTGGGAGAGAACCGGGAGCAGGAGGCGCGCGCCAAGTCAGGGGAACTGCCCGGCCTGAACTTCCACATGATCGGCCAGATTCAGACGAAGAAAGCCAACTCCGTCGCCCGCTGGGCCAGCGCCTGCCACTCCGTGGGGACGGTCAAGCTGGTGGAGGCGCTTGACAGAGGAGTCAGGAACGCGCTTGACAGTGGGTCACGGACGAAGGCCCTTGAATGTTTCATCCAGTGGTCCGTCGACGGGGATCTCAGCCGGGGCGGCGCGGTCGAATCAGACCTGCCGGAACTGGCCGACGCAGTGCGCGCCACCGACGGCCTGACCCTGGCGGGGCTCATGGTGGTGCCGCCCATCGGCGCGGACCCGGGCGAGGTCTTCCGCAACGCTAAAGCGCTGGTTGACGGTTTAGGGGAGGGGTTGCGGCTCTCCGCCGGAATGTCCGGCGACATGGAGGCCGCAATATCTTCAGGCAGCGATATCGTGCGTGTCGGAACGGATATTCTCGGACCCCGACCAGTAGCGTGA
- the pgeF gene encoding peptidoglycan editing factor PgeF yields the protein MPDLASTLDRPARMVFTNRVGGASSSPYDSFNLGGHVGDDSSLVRENRRRLASSVGLDPARIVWMEQLHTNTVTVVDEPSSEPVPATDALVTTTRGLALAVLVADCVPVLLSDHTHGVVAAAHAGRIGARNGIVRLTVEKMLDKGARPGTIQVLLGPAASGQRYEVPDEMAADVEKHLPGSRTRTLDGTAGIDVRAGLVRQLRDLGVSNIHVDPRCTIADDTFFSYRRDGVTGRQAGLVWLP from the coding sequence ATGCCTGACTTAGCGTCAACCCTCGACCGCCCCGCCCGCATGGTCTTCACCAACCGTGTCGGCGGGGCGTCGTCGTCCCCGTACGACTCCTTCAACCTCGGCGGACACGTGGGGGACGACTCCTCCCTAGTCAGGGAGAACCGTCGACGCCTCGCCAGCTCGGTGGGGCTGGATCCGGCCCGGATCGTCTGGATGGAGCAGCTGCACACCAACACCGTCACCGTCGTGGATGAGCCGAGCTCCGAGCCCGTCCCGGCCACCGACGCCCTGGTCACCACCACCCGCGGCCTCGCCCTGGCCGTCCTCGTGGCCGACTGCGTCCCGGTCCTGCTCTCCGACCACACCCACGGCGTCGTTGCTGCTGCCCACGCCGGCAGGATCGGCGCGCGCAACGGCATCGTGCGCCTGACGGTGGAGAAGATGCTTGACAAGGGGGCCCGCCCCGGCACCATCCAGGTCCTCCTCGGGCCCGCCGCCTCCGGACAGCGTTACGAGGTTCCGGACGAGATGGCCGCGGACGTCGAGAAGCATCTTCCCGGGTCGCGCACCCGCACCCTCGACGGCACCGCCGGCATCGACGTCCGTGCCGGGCTGGTGCGCCAGCTGCGGGACCTCGGGGTCAGCAACATCCACGTCGACCCCCGCTGCACCATCGCCGATGACACCTTCTTCTCCTACCGACGCGACGGCGTCACCGGCCGACAGGCAGGGCTGGTGTGGCTCCCATGA